From a region of the Lactuca sativa cultivar Salinas chromosome 4, Lsat_Salinas_v11, whole genome shotgun sequence genome:
- the LOC128125898 gene encoding uncharacterized protein LOC128125898, whose translation MQKNKSKKEASSSKSASKEEKQVKERSIKFQGFKSIKVQKEATSPHKEDVSATQKEVVDGIQIGEGDGIQNEDHGDSIEPGDHGDDIQIGEGGGIETGGHGDDIQIGEGGGIETGGHGDDIQTGDVNDVIVEDCHIVEEVEVVDVGKEDVLLPRVGLDLHKVLDEVEQGLDEILGEGSFQQQSETYDATQSDYEGNVEFNDGKADGVLVDKVKLDAEQIASMLEAGYSMEEIEGMEGVELELDDMLPVELDMEDVLDHPSDNDDEAVIDDVDGIVDGGGEQEEGGDDGHLGDDEGEQEERGDDEGPDDVPRLTRLRKPSERIILQKLKKTVLDKNGGGSSASNPVRLE comes from the exons ATGCAGAAAAACAAGTCAAAGAAAGAAGCATCAAGTTCCAAG TCAGCCTCTAAAGAAGAAAAACAAGTCAAAGAAAGAAGCATCAAGTTCCAAGGTTTTAAAAGCATCAAGGTCCAAAAAGAGGCTACTTCACCTCATAAAGAAGATGTTTCTGCAACTCAAAAAGAAGTTGTTGATGGTATTCAGATTGGGGAAGGTGATGGAATTCAGAATGAGGATCATGGTGATAGTATTGAGCCTGGGGATCATGGTGATGATATTCAGATTGGGGAAGGTGGTGGTATTGAGACTGGGGGTCATGGTGATGATATTCAGATTGGGGAAGGTGGTGGTATTGAGACTGGGGGTCATGGTGATGATATTCAGACTGGGGATGTTAATGATGTTATTGTTGAAGATTGTCATATTGTTGAAGAAGTAGAAGTGGTTGATGTTGGAAAAGAAGATGTTTTGCTTCCAAGGGTTGGTTTAGATCTACACAAAGTGCTTGATGAGGTTGAGCAGGGGCTGGACGAAATATTAGGGGAGGGTAGTTTTCAACAACAATCAGAAACCTATGATGCTACTCAATCAGATTATGAGGGTAATGTTGAGTTTAATGATGGAAAAGCTGATGGTGTCCTTGTAGATAAGGTAAAACTGGATGCTGAACAGATTGCATCGATGTTGGAAGCAGGATATAGCATGGAAGAAATTGAAGGTATGGAAGGGGTAGAACTGGAACTGGATGACATGCTACCTGTTGAGCTG GATATGGAAGATGTATTGGATCATCCTTCTGATAATGATGATGAGGCTGTTATTGATGATGTTGATGGTATtgttgatggtggtggtgaacaAGAAGAAGGAGGTGATGATGGTCACTTGGGTGATGATGAAGGTGAACAAGAAGAAAGAGGTGATGATGAAGGTCCTGATGATGTCCCTAGATTGACAAGGTTGAGAAAACCCTCTGAAAGGATCATTTTGCAGAAGTTGAAGAAGACGGTGCTTGACAAAAATGGAGGTGGTTCATCTGCTAGCAATCCAGTTAGGTTGGAGTAG
- the LOC128133486 gene encoding uncharacterized protein LOC128133486 — MEPKVGDMFESPAQLKFCIQNYGVSNGYQIYFEKCDKTRLVARCGKRTEMNDCPFRLYVGWMYNEKSFQVKNLVGEHRCSRKFKFGSLVSPKWIGRHYITEIANTPKMKLRDMIADIKQRLRCVVSIGQVRRAKKWATELIEGKLTEHYARVWDYADELLRSNPGSTCKVSVTVNPDGKNYFHRFYIGFKALSDGWKLGCRRVIGLDGCFLKGQVKGELLTAIGRDANNQVYPIAWAIFDVENKPNWTWFIELLRDSVDLHDGRGLVVISDQHKVCFQYSISYKC, encoded by the coding sequence ATGGAACCTAAGGTAGGTGATATGTTTGAGTCTCCTGCACAACTTAAGTTTTGTATTCAAAATTATGGGGTGTCAAATGGATATCAGATATACTTTGAAAAATGTGATAAAACTAGACTAGTTGCAAGATGTGGGAAGAGGACAGAGATGAATGATTGTCCTTTCAGATTGTATGTTGGATGGATGTACAATGAAAAATCATTTCAAGTTAAAAATTTGGTTGGAGAGCATCGTTGCAGTAGGAAGTTCAAATTTGGAAGTCTTGTTTCCCCTAAATGGATAGGTAGGCATTACATTACTGAAATTGCAAACACACCTAAGATGAAACTTAGGGACATGATTGCCGATATCAAACAAAGGTTGAGATGTGTAGTATCCATTGGGCAAGTCCGTAGGGCAAAAAAATGGGCCACTGAGTTGATTGAAGGAAAACTAACTGAACATTATGCTAGGGTATGGGATTATGCTGATGAATTATTAAGGTCCAACCCAGGTTCAACATGCAAAGTTAGTGTCACTGTCAATCCAGATGGGAAGAACTACTTCCACAGATTTTACATTGGTTTCAAAGCTTTAAGTGATGGATGGAAATTAGGGTGTAGAAGAGTAATTGGTTTGGATGGATGCTTCCTGAAAGGACAGGTGAAGGGTGAGTTGTTGACTGCCATTGGTAGAGATGCTAATAACCAGGTGTATCCTATAGCATGGGCTATTTTTGATGTTGAAAACAAGCCTAACTGGACTTGGTTTATTGAGCTTCTTAGAGATAGTGTAGACCTTCATGATGGCAGAGGATTGGTGGTGATATCTGACCAACATAAGGTCTGTTTTCAATACTCCATTTCATATAAATGTTAA
- the LOC111886195 gene encoding uncharacterized protein LOC111886195 gives MTTSKSNSSWSGTSRRKNREIIRCSCGDICPIYVSRTPKNPGRKFRGCPNYQDEDGGCGHFKWVDEEEDEFRAFKKQLNLQHKDIESVMLLKLIVGLLVSILY, from the exons ATGACAACGTCGAAATCAAATTCAAGCTGGAGTGGCACATCAAGAAGGAAAAATCGGGAGATAATACGATGTAGCTGTGGTGATATTTGCCCTATTTATGTTTCACGCACTCCAAAAAACCCAGGACGAAAGTTTCGTGGCTGCCCTAATTACCAG GATGAAGATGGTGGTTGTGGTCATTTCAAATgggttgatgaagaagaagacgaaTTTAGGGCTTTTAAGAAGCAATTGAACCTTCAACATAAAGATATCGAATCTGTGATGTTGCTCAAACTGATTGTAGGGCTGCTAGTGAGTATTTTG TATTAA
- the LOC111886250 gene encoding uncharacterized protein LOC111886250 → MSCVESDFMRHMETIKKLSPSAYEYLMSRQPKTWCRAYFDRGYACEAVENGISECFNSIIVDARKKPLITMLEEIRIYIMDRFSHMIEENVKWKSNVCPAILRKMQLFGKNMRLWVVVHSQGHVFEARRGCDSYMVDLDSRTCSCRLWDLSGIPCVHANAAINYINQTPDVYIDGYFSKENFKKSYSYNIKPVNGSNLWSQTGFIKPLPPLARRMPGRPTTKRKRHASEQEGRFSSTRVFVPRTVRCGKCLEYGHNQKSCKNEKKTSSTLATKEKRQTKETSIVN, encoded by the exons ATGAGTTGTGTAGAAAGTGACTTTATGAGGCACATGGAAACCATCAAGAAGTTGAGCCCATCTGCATATGAGTACTTGATGTCAAGACAACCAAAAACATGGTGTAGAGCTTACTTTGATAGGGGTTATGCGTGTGAAGCAGTTGAGAATGGAATCTCTGAGTGTTTCAACTCAATCATTGTTGATGCTAGGAAAAAACCCCTTATCACAATGCTTGAGGAGATCAGGATATATATAATGGACAGGTTTTCCCACATGATAGAGGAAAAtgttaaatggaaatcaaatgtTTGTCCTGCTATACTTAGGAAAATGCAGTTGTTTGGGAAAAATATGAG GTTATGGGTTGTAGTTCATAGTCAAGGACATGTTTTTGAAGCTAGAAGAGGATGTGACAGCTATATGGTGGACTTGGACAGCAGGACTTGCAGTTGCAGATTATGGGATTTGTCTGGGATCCCATGTGTACATGCAAATGCAGCCATCAACTACATCAATCAAACACCAGATGTATATATTGATGGGTACTTTTCAaaggaaaattttaaaaagtcTTACTCCTATAATATAAAACCAGTGAATGGGAGTAATCTTTGGAGCCAAACTGGATTCATAAAGCCATTGCCTCCTTTGGCTAGGAGAATGCCAGGTAGGCCTACTACCAAAAGGAAGAGGCATGCTAGTGAGCAAGAGGGGAGGTTTTCATCAACAAGGGTATTTGTACCAAGAACAGTAAGATGTGGGAAATGCTTAGAGTATGGCCATAATCAAAAAAGTTGTAAGAATGAGAAAAAAACCAGTAGTACCCTTGCTACCAAAGAAAAGAGGCAGACCAAGGAAACATCCATTGTTAACTGA